Proteins from a genomic interval of Papaver somniferum cultivar HN1 chromosome 4, ASM357369v1, whole genome shotgun sequence:
- the LOC113272074 gene encoding F-box/kelch-repeat protein At3g23880-like: protein MEYLSEDVIMEILLRLPVKSTVRFRYVCMSWYKLLTGNFVKVKLNHDTENEKHSFILNTIQCGGGSHVYSTDNSSLSSKSLQSPLKINSPFCDEIYVLGTYNGLVCASFGFGLYIWNPCTKQYKVILTVQYEYDFSWDLDRTGYVFCYDSKVQDYKVIVFFDDYNRSDSNVRVYTLGLNEWKTLPPIPYHILKIKKI, encoded by the coding sequence ATGGAATACCTCAGTGAAGATGTAATCATGGAAATTTTATTACGTTTACCGGTGAAATCCACAGTAAGATTCAGGTACGTATGCATGTCTTGGTATAAGTTACTAACTGGTAATTTTGTGAAGGTGAAACTAAATCATGATACTGAAAACGAAAAACATAGTTTCATCCTTAACACAATTCAGTGTGGTGGTGGTAGCCATGTCTACTCTACAGATAATAGCTCCTTATcatcaaaatcattacaaagtCCCTTGAAGATTAATAGTCCATTTTGCGATGAGATTTATGTTTTAGGTACTTATAATGGTTTAGTTTGCGCAagttttggttttggtctttaTATATGGAATCCATGTACGAAACAGTACAAAGTAATATTAACAGTACAATATGAATATGACTTCAGTTGGGATTTAGACCGAACGGGATACGTTTTCTGTTATGATTCCAAAGTTCAGGATTACAAGGTTATAGTGTTCTTTGATGATTATAACAGAAGTGATTCTAACGTTCGGGTTTATACTTTAGGTTTAAATGAGTGGAAAACACTTCCACCCATACCTTATCATATTCTAAAGATAAAGAAAATATAG
- the LOC113272075 gene encoding F-box protein At3g07870-like, with amino-acid sequence MHWVVDSFQGQENQSSKVLLSFDTEQERFQEIPQPDEKLEKFDYKFLGIVGGCLCMLCSVWKVGFEVWVMNDYGVKASWAKSFQIDQVMSRPFNYLSSIVDLKNNEILLDDEKTDSFILYDPKLKTIRLQSIRLPEKQRYQTFAYDRRTIHVYVESLVSVNSGTRIGDAQENLDFYEALKDIEY; translated from the coding sequence ATGCATTGGGTGGTGGATTCGTTCCAAGGACAGGAAAACCAATCATCAAAGGTTTTGCTTTCTTTTGATACAGAACAGGAAAGGTTTCAAGAAATACCTCAACCTGATGAAAAATTGGAGAAATTTGATTATAAGTTTCTGGGTATAGTGGGAGGGTGTCTTTGCATGCTTTGCAGCGTTTGGAAAGTTGGTTTTGAAGTTTGGGTGATGAATGATTATGGAGTAAAAGCATCTTGGGCTAAATCGTTCCAAATAGATCAAGTGATGTCAAGACCCTTCAACTACTTGAGTAGTATAGTGGATCTAAAAAACAACGAGATCCTATTAGACGATGAGAAGACTGATAGTTTTATTCTGTATGAccccaagctaaaaacaataagaCTTCAATCGATCCGTCTTCCAGAAAAGCAGCGCTATCAAACATTTGCGTATGACAGACGTACCATTCATGTGTATGTGGAGAGCTTGGTTTCAGTTAACTCAGGCACGCGTATTGGGGATGCACAAGAAAATTTAGATTTCTATGAAGCACTTAAAGACATTGAATATTAG